One window of the Oceanicaulis sp. genome contains the following:
- a CDS encoding MarC family protein, which produces MDVEFFTRFLAALFAMLNPLAAMPVFLSLTEGEDEASRRRTAITATIATLVACFAVALLGKQILGLFGIAIDSFRIAGGILLFSIALTMISGARHASSAGSERERGQMQKVDNPAVYPFTIPMTVGPGTIATLIIFSEQVTNPMKAGVFAAVVVIVVALLCAALLIAPLIDRVISQTARTVSIRIMGIILAALAVEFVIVGLRGSGLIGPAAGAL; this is translated from the coding sequence ATGCCGGTCTTCCTCAGCCTCACCGAAGGCGAGGACGAGGCGAGCCGCCGGCGCACGGCCATCACTGCGACCATCGCCACCCTGGTGGCGTGCTTCGCGGTGGCGCTTCTGGGCAAACAGATCCTCGGCCTGTTCGGCATCGCCATCGACAGCTTCAGGATCGCCGGCGGCATCCTTCTGTTCTCGATCGCGCTGACGATGATTTCCGGCGCGCGTCACGCCTCGAGCGCGGGCAGCGAGCGCGAGCGCGGCCAGATGCAGAAGGTCGACAATCCGGCCGTCTACCCCTTCACCATCCCTATGACGGTAGGCCCGGGCACGATCGCCACGCTGATCATCTTCTCAGAACAGGTCACAAACCCGATGAAGGCGGGCGTGTTCGCCGCCGTGGTGGTGATCGTGGTCGCGCTTCTGTGCGCGGCGCTGCTCATCGCCCCGCTGATCGACCGTGTGATCAGCCAGACCGCCCGCACCGTCTCGATCCGCATCATGGGCATCATCCTCGCCGCTCTGGCGGTCGAGTTCGTGATCGTGGGCCTCAGGGGCTCGGGCCTGATCGGGCCTGCGGCGGGCGCGCTTTAG
- a CDS encoding DUF459 domain-containing protein, whose protein sequence is MATSFAARLRAPILAAFAALATMTSASAGEPDGAPPEPVEPQTIGVFGDSLADGLWAGLNGAFRRDDRVASVERLSEVSTGLANWVYRDIAEKTEIQLSERGYDIAVVMFGSNDMQGIRDANGGVHRFRSESWEAVYRDRIDQILAQLIDHGATVYWVGLPVMRSDRYDANVRYLNSLFEEHAEAAGAVYVSTRAVTEGADGGYAAYLPDARGVDRLMRADDGIHFTLPGYRRLAGPVVEAIEYGWANPPEPAAEARDGEFEMLNVLQMEIGGELWICRRPEDDPFAALGEPAGR, encoded by the coding sequence ATGGCGACTTCGTTCGCAGCACGTCTGCGCGCGCCGATACTGGCCGCTTTCGCAGCGCTGGCGACGATGACGTCAGCGTCGGCCGGCGAGCCGGACGGCGCCCCGCCCGAGCCTGTAGAGCCCCAGACCATAGGCGTATTCGGCGACAGCCTGGCCGACGGGCTGTGGGCCGGACTGAACGGCGCGTTTCGCCGCGACGACCGCGTCGCGTCGGTGGAGCGCCTGAGCGAGGTGTCCACCGGTCTCGCCAACTGGGTCTATCGCGACATCGCCGAGAAGACCGAGATTCAGCTCTCCGAGCGGGGCTACGACATCGCGGTGGTCATGTTCGGCTCCAACGACATGCAGGGCATTCGCGACGCGAACGGCGGCGTGCACCGGTTCAGATCGGAAAGCTGGGAAGCGGTCTACCGTGACCGCATCGACCAGATCCTGGCCCAGCTGATCGATCACGGCGCGACGGTCTACTGGGTCGGTCTGCCGGTGATGCGCTCGGACCGCTACGACGCGAATGTGCGCTATCTGAACAGCCTGTTCGAGGAGCACGCCGAGGCCGCAGGCGCGGTCTACGTCTCCACCCGTGCGGTGACTGAAGGTGCGGACGGCGGGTACGCCGCCTATCTGCCCGACGCGCGCGGCGTCGACCGGCTGATGCGCGCCGATGACGGCATCCATTTCACCTTGCCCGGCTATCGCCGCCTCGCGGGACCGGTGGTCGAGGCGATCGAGTACGGCTGGGCGAACCCGCCAGAGCCGGCCGCCGAAGCGCGAGACGGTGAATTCGAAATGCTGAACGTGCTCCAGATG
- a CDS encoding AMP nucleosidase, protein MGSSGAVSAEAVEKTFRRAKTAEEAVDRLSALYQASVDALRDELKIYLDGGPPPSEAERFAGAFAYPELRITYLPEGPVPPISRAFGKFSEAGVYSQTVTHPEHFRRYLTRQITLLAEEYPIRIETGLSTQEIPFSYVLDGAEGLDMDAASPAELVRHFPYADLARIDDALPNGDRGSSAASSRPLSLFDASRTDYSLQRIKHYTGTPMEDVQDFILFTNYHRYVDAFVEWAAEQLKGDNEYEALSAAGFVRVDANTEDPVGEVSAAPWRRFQMPAYHLIAPEGRGITLVNIGVGPSNAKTITDHLAVLRPECWLMVGHCGGLRHSQRLGDYVLAHAYLRYDSVLDRDLPVEIPIPPIAEIQVALQRAVETVSGDKGDTLKRRLRTGTVVTYADRNWELRYNQEARRINQSRSIAVDMESATIAANGFRLRVPYGTLLCVSDKPLHGELKLPGAANRFYQKSVSEHLAAGIEAVEILKREGSAALHSRKLRSFDEPPFR, encoded by the coding sequence ATGGGGTCGAGCGGGGCGGTGTCCGCCGAAGCGGTGGAGAAGACCTTTCGGCGCGCGAAAACCGCCGAAGAGGCCGTGGACCGGCTGAGCGCGCTTTACCAGGCCTCGGTCGACGCGCTGCGCGACGAGCTGAAAATCTATCTCGACGGCGGACCGCCGCCCAGCGAAGCCGAGCGCTTCGCCGGCGCTTTCGCCTATCCCGAGCTTCGGATCACCTATCTGCCCGAAGGCCCCGTGCCGCCGATCAGCCGGGCTTTCGGCAAGTTTTCCGAGGCGGGGGTCTATTCGCAGACCGTCACCCATCCCGAGCACTTCCGGCGCTATCTGACCCGGCAGATCACGCTTCTCGCCGAGGAATACCCGATCCGGATCGAGACCGGCCTGTCGACCCAGGAGATCCCCTTCTCCTACGTGCTCGACGGCGCGGAAGGTCTCGACATGGACGCGGCGAGCCCGGCCGAGCTGGTCCGTCATTTTCCCTACGCCGATCTGGCGCGCATCGACGACGCGCTGCCCAACGGCGACCGGGGATCGAGCGCGGCGTCGAGCCGTCCGCTCTCGCTTTTCGACGCCTCGCGCACCGATTATTCGCTGCAGCGAATCAAGCACTACACCGGCACCCCGATGGAGGACGTGCAGGACTTCATCCTGTTCACGAACTACCACCGGTATGTCGACGCGTTCGTCGAGTGGGCGGCCGAGCAGCTCAAGGGCGACAACGAGTACGAGGCGCTGAGCGCGGCCGGTTTCGTCCGGGTCGACGCGAACACCGAAGACCCGGTCGGGGAGGTCTCCGCCGCGCCCTGGCGGCGCTTCCAGATGCCGGCCTATCACCTGATCGCGCCCGAAGGCCGGGGCATCACCCTGGTCAATATCGGCGTCGGTCCATCGAACGCGAAGACGATCACCGACCACCTTGCGGTGCTGCGTCCCGAGTGCTGGCTGATGGTCGGCCATTGCGGCGGCCTCAGGCACTCCCAGCGGCTGGGCGACTACGTGCTCGCGCACGCCTATCTCCGCTATGACAGCGTTCTGGACCGCGACCTTCCGGTGGAGATCCCCATCCCGCCGATCGCGGAGATCCAGGTGGCGCTGCAACGCGCCGTGGAGACCGTGTCCGGCGACAAGGGCGATACGCTCAAGCGCCGGCTGCGCACCGGGACGGTCGTGACCTACGCGGACCGGAACTGGGAGCTGCGCTACAATCAGGAAGCCCGCCGCATCAACCAGTCCCGCTCGATCGCGGTGGACATGGAAAGCGCGACGATCGCAGCAAACGGCTTCCGGCTGCGCGTGCCCTACGGCACGCTTCTGTGCGTCTCCGACAAGCCGTTGCACGGTGAGCTGAAACTGCCCGGCGCGGCGAACCGCTTTTACCAGAAATCGGTCTCCGAGCACCTCGCCGCCGGGATCGAGGCGGTCGAGATCCTCAAGCGCGAAGGCAGCGCGGCGCTGCATTCGAGAAAGCTCAGAAGCTTCGACGAACCGCCCTTCAGGTGA
- a CDS encoding AMP nucleosidase yields MADEPHRITFVAKTFSAAALEFHRGRMADRGYRMEGRIEPTVFQMIEEDGETKPAFGGDPYFTVTFVKRED; encoded by the coding sequence ATGGCCGACGAACCCCATCGCATCACCTTCGTGGCGAAGACGTTTTCAGCCGCCGCGCTCGAATTTCACCGCGGGCGTATGGCCGATCGCGGCTACCGCATGGAAGGCCGCATCGAGCCGACCGTGTTCCAGATGATCGAAGAGGACGGCGAAACCAAGCCGGCCTTCGGCGGCGATCCGTATTTCACCGTCACTTTCGTCAAGCGCGAGGACTAG
- a CDS encoding bifunctional aspartate kinase/diaminopimelate decarboxylase encodes MTEPRTASWTVMKFGGVSVAEPERWTTIAALARKRLEAGGKVLVVHSAIAGVSNLLEALPGAALSGGGETAAGAVKARHRDFATKAGLDADTLLAAEFETLDRLCAGISLVGEASPRVRAELMALGELMASRLGLEQLRAEGLDPSPLDAREALAALNDGSDARAYLDNAASDTADPALQARLKDHALVLTQGFIARNGRDETVLLGRGGSDTSAAYFAGKLQAEKLEIWTDVPGLFSADPRLTSGARHLRALSYEEAQEIATMGGKVLHPRSIGPARRAGVPMEVRSTLRPELPGTAITSQPGDDAPRLKAVSVKSGVRLVVMEGSGMWRQAGFLADVFAVFKRVGVSVDLVSTSETNVTVSLDPDPGLDEARLTRLKAELEPLCRVKIIENAAAVSLLGYGIRRILHQLAPALEMFQDKPILLVSQAANDLNFTVVVNESEGRALAARLHEELISPAPEGPVFGPSWSELQSEAGARAPRPDPWWMEKRQALLDLAPQTGGLYVYDLDTVRARASAVAGLKSLDRAFYAMKANNEPSVLEAIRQAGLGFECVSPGEIMRLRETFADILADEILFTPNFAHRSEYEAARALGVNLTIDGLHPLKEWPAVFKGADVILRVNPDRPRGHHQHVKTAGPKAKFGVPLAALPEAREAAERAGARVVGLHAHAGSGVIEPGHWREIGLILAGAADAFGDVRVLNVGGGLGVPERPDAPALDLSKVDEDLAALKKAHPQYRLWMEPGRYPVAEAGVLLARVTQVKHAFGARFIGLGTGMNSLIRPALYGARHEMANLTRLGEAPAGLASIVGPICESADLLGAERLMPETFEGDVMLIADAGAYGAVMSSRYNLREPAGETAI; translated from the coding sequence ATGACCGAACCTCGCACCGCTTCCTGGACCGTGATGAAATTCGGCGGCGTGTCCGTCGCCGAACCCGAGCGCTGGACGACGATCGCCGCGCTCGCGCGAAAACGCCTTGAGGCCGGCGGCAAGGTTCTGGTCGTCCATTCCGCGATCGCGGGTGTGTCCAACTTGCTCGAAGCCCTGCCCGGCGCGGCGCTGTCAGGCGGCGGCGAGACCGCGGCGGGGGCTGTGAAGGCGCGCCATCGTGATTTCGCCACGAAAGCCGGGCTCGACGCCGATACGCTGCTCGCCGCCGAGTTCGAGACGCTGGACCGGCTTTGCGCGGGGATTTCGCTTGTGGGCGAGGCGAGCCCGCGCGTGCGCGCCGAGCTGATGGCTCTGGGCGAGCTGATGGCGAGCCGGCTCGGACTCGAACAGCTCAGGGCCGAAGGGCTCGATCCAAGCCCGCTGGACGCGCGCGAGGCGCTGGCTGCGCTCAATGACGGATCGGACGCCCGCGCCTATCTCGACAACGCCGCCTCCGATACGGCCGACCCTGCGCTGCAGGCGCGGCTCAAAGACCACGCGCTGGTGCTGACCCAGGGCTTCATCGCGCGCAACGGGCGGGACGAGACGGTGCTTCTCGGCCGGGGCGGGTCGGACACCTCGGCGGCCTATTTCGCCGGAAAGCTGCAGGCCGAAAAGCTCGAAATCTGGACCGACGTGCCGGGGCTGTTCAGCGCCGATCCACGGCTGACCTCCGGCGCGCGCCATCTGCGCGCGCTGAGCTACGAAGAGGCGCAGGAAATCGCCACCATGGGCGGCAAGGTGCTGCACCCCCGCTCGATCGGCCCGGCCCGGCGCGCCGGGGTGCCGATGGAGGTGCGCTCCACGCTGCGGCCCGAGCTTCCGGGCACCGCAATCACCAGCCAGCCCGGCGACGACGCGCCGCGCCTGAAAGCAGTCTCGGTGAAGTCCGGCGTGCGCCTTGTCGTGATGGAAGGCTCGGGCATGTGGCGGCAGGCCGGCTTTCTCGCCGACGTGTTCGCCGTGTTCAAGCGGGTCGGCGTTTCGGTGGATCTGGTCTCCACCTCGGAAACCAACGTCACCGTCAGCCTCGATCCCGATCCCGGTCTCGACGAAGCCCGGCTGACGCGCCTCAAGGCCGAGCTCGAGCCGCTTTGCCGGGTGAAGATCATCGAGAACGCGGCCGCGGTCAGCCTTCTGGGCTACGGCATCCGGCGCATCCTGCATCAGCTCGCCCCGGCGCTGGAGATGTTCCAGGACAAGCCGATCCTTCTGGTGAGCCAGGCGGCGAACGACCTCAACTTCACCGTGGTGGTCAATGAAAGCGAAGGCCGCGCGCTCGCCGCGCGCCTGCATGAGGAGCTGATCAGCCCCGCGCCGGAAGGCCCCGTCTTCGGGCCGAGCTGGTCGGAGCTTCAGTCTGAGGCCGGCGCCCGGGCCCCGCGCCCCGATCCATGGTGGATGGAAAAGCGCCAGGCGCTGCTCGACCTCGCCCCGCAGACCGGCGGTCTCTACGTCTACGATCTCGACACGGTCCGCGCGCGCGCGTCGGCTGTGGCGGGGCTGAAAAGCCTCGACCGCGCCTTCTACGCCATGAAGGCGAACAACGAGCCTTCCGTGCTCGAAGCGATCCGGCAGGCCGGGCTGGGCTTTGAATGCGTCAGCCCCGGCGAGATCATGCGCCTGCGCGAGACGTTCGCCGACATTCTCGCCGACGAGATCCTGTTCACGCCGAATTTCGCCCACCGCTCGGAATACGAGGCGGCGCGGGCGCTGGGCGTGAACCTGACCATCGACGGGCTGCATCCGCTGAAGGAATGGCCCGCCGTGTTCAAGGGCGCGGACGTGATCCTGCGGGTCAATCCCGACCGGCCGCGCGGCCACCATCAGCATGTGAAGACCGCCGGGCCCAAGGCGAAGTTCGGCGTACCGCTCGCCGCCCTGCCTGAAGCCCGCGAGGCGGCCGAGCGCGCCGGAGCGCGGGTCGTCGGCCTTCACGCGCACGCCGGCTCGGGCGTGATCGAGCCGGGCCACTGGCGCGAGATCGGCCTCATCCTCGCCGGCGCCGCCGACGCCTTTGGGGACGTCCGGGTGCTCAATGTCGGCGGCGGCCTGGGCGTGCCCGAGCGTCCCGACGCGCCGGCGCTGGACCTGTCAAAGGTCGACGAAGATCTCGCTGCGCTGAAGAAGGCGCATCCGCAATACCGGCTCTGGATGGAGCCCGGCCGCTACCCGGTCGCCGAGGCCGGCGTGCTGCTCGCTCGCGTCACCCAGGTCAAGCACGCCTTCGGCGCGCGCTTCATCGGCCTGGGGACAGGCATGAACTCGCTGATCCGGCCTGCGCTCTACGGCGCGCGGCACGAAATGGCGAACCTCACCCGGCTGGGCGAAGCGCCTGCGGGCCTCGCCTCGATCGTCGGGCCGATCTGTGAAAGCGCCGATCTTCTCGGCGCGGAGCGGCTGATGCCCGAGACGTTCGAAGGCGACGTCATGCTGATCGCCGACGCCGGCGCCTACGGCGCGGTGATGAGCTCGCGGTATAATCTCCGCGAGCCGGCAGGCGAGACGGCGATCTGA